AATGCGTGCAGGTATCATTGGAGCAGGACATTATGTCCCAGATAAAATAGTTACAAATGCCGATTTAGAGAAAATTGTAGATACAAATGATGAGTGGATTCGTACAAGAACTGGTATTGAAGAGCGCCGGATAGCAGAAGATACTATGGATACATCCGATATGGCCTATGAGGCTGCAATTCGCGCAATGGAAGATGCAAACATTACAGGTGCTGACATTGACTTAATCCTAGTTGCTACGGTAACTCCGGATATGCCTTTTCCTACAGTATCTTGTATGTTGCAAGAAAGATTAGGAGCAACAAAGGCAGCGGCAATGGATCTAAGTGCTGCTTGTGCAGGATTTATGTACGGAGTAGTTACGGCGAAACAATTCATTGATACGGCTGTATATAAAAATATATTAGTTATTGGAGCTGAGAAGCTTTCTAAAATAACAGATTGGTCTGATAGAAATACGTGTGTTTTATTTGGAGACGGTGCTGGAGCAGTTGTTGTCGGTGAAGTAAGTGATGATAAGGGGATTCTCTCCTTTGAATTGGGAGCTGATGGAAGCGGTGGAAAGCACTTGTATCAAGATAATGATTTTATTAGTATGAACGGAAGAGAAGTATTTAAATTTGCTGTTCGTCAAATGCCAGAATCATCGCTTCATGTGGTCGAGAAAGCAGGATATGCAAAAGAAGATGTTGATTATTTAATCCCACACCAAGCAAACATTCGTATTATGGAAGCTGCAAGAAATAAATTAGATATACCAGTTGAAAAAATGGCAACATCAGTTAAAAGATTTGGTAATACGTCATCAGCATCCATTCCAATTGCTTTATCAGAAGCGGTACAGAATGGCGATGTTAAAGATGGAAATCTTATTGTATTAGTTGGTTTTGGTGGCGGATTAACTTGGGGAGCAATTGCAATGAAGTGGGGAAGATAATTGTTTTAACCAGTTTAATGATTGAGACTAGATAGATTCGATTAAAGGAGGAGAATTGCATGGAAAAAAAACGTGTTGTTGTTACCGGCCTAGGAACCGTTAGTCCATTAGGGAATACAATAGATTCGTTATGGGACAATCTAATTGAAGGTAATTCTGGAATTGATTATATTACGAAAGTCAACAAAGATGAATTTCCTGTTAAAGTTGCTGCGGAAGTTAAAGATTGGGATGCATCCATTTATATGGATAAAAAGGAATCGAAACGTATGGATTTATTCACCCAATACGCTGTAGCAGCTGCTAAAATGGCAGTAGAAGATGCGAAACTAGATATAACAGATGAAATAGCACCACGTGTTGGTGTGTGGATTGGTTCTGGAATTGGTGGTATGGGTACCTATGAAGAACAGTTCAGAAAGTTTCTTGATAAAGGGTATCGAAGAGTTAGTCCGTTTTTTGTGCCGATGTTAATTCCAGACATGGCTGCTGGTCAAGTTTCTATTCAGTTAGGTGCAAAGGGGATTAATTCTTGTACAGTGACAGCTTGTGCTACTGGTACAAATTCAATCGGAGATGCTTTTAAAGTGATTGAGCGTGGTGATGCAGATGTTATGATAAGTGGCGGTGCAGAAGCTCCACTAACAAACATGGCCTTCGCTGGTTTCTCTACTGCGAAAGCATTATCTTTTAATGATGACTTAAAAACTGCAAGCCGCCCGTTTGATAAAAATAGAGATGGATTCGTTATGGGTGAAGGTGCTGGTATTCTTATATTAGAGTCATTAGAATCAGCAGAAGCACGTGGTGCAAAGATCTATGCAGAAATAGTAGGATATGGTTCAGCTGGTGATGCCCATCATATCACAGCACCTGCACCTGAAGGAGATGGTGCTAGCCGTTCGATGCAACAAGCTATTGATGACGCGGAAGTCGATGTGAGCGCAATTGATTATGTCAATGCACATGGGACAAGTACTCAATTAAACGATGCATTTGAAACAAAAGCTATGAAGACAGTTTTAGGTGAACATGCTTATAATGTTGCGATTTCATCTACAAAATCGATGACTGGCCACCTTTTAGGAGCAGCTGGTGCAGTGGAAGCAATTGCATGTATTAAGGCAATTGAAGATAGCATTATTCCGCCAACGATAAATTATGAAACGCCAGATACTGAGTGTGATTTAAATTATGTACCAAATCAAGCTATAAAAAAAGAAGTGAATGTTGCGTTAAGTAACTCATTAGGATTTGGTGGACACAATGCAACACTAATATTCAAAAAATATTAATCGCATGCTGTTTGATCAAATAACTACTGGCTTTGAAGTTTTTAATAAATTAAGACATAATTTCCTTAAGCCAGAGTTACCATCAACTGCGACTTAATAGAATTTCCTGCCCCGCTCCTCAAGTGAAATTGACTCCCTTTCCGCAGGCACGGCTTCAGCTAACTCGAAAACTAAGAACGTTTTCGAGTGGATCTTCAGCCCGCGCTGTTCCTGCAGGAGTGTCGCCAATTTCACTTGATACGCTAGTATAGTACACTGTAATATTAGAAGAGCATAAATTAATCACATGTCGAAAAGGTGCGCTATCAAGCGAAGGAAGCAAATGGATGACACTCCTGTGGGAACAGCAAATGTTTTCGATGGGTTGAGTAATCGCAATCCCACAAGTTGAAGATCCACTCGGAAAGCGATCTTTGCTTATCCGAGTTAGCTGAAGCCGTGCCCACGGAAAGCGGAGTATATTTCCAAAGCGGTATGTTACGTCGCTGTTATATAAATAAAAGATTAAAGCCTTAGCTGTGTTTTACAGCTAAGGCTTTTTAATTTCATAAATCATTATTTATGTTAGATAAACATATAGTTAATCTAAAGATGGACAGGCCAAAGAGGTGATAGATACATTGTTTTATTTACTTTTATTTTTAATAGGTTTTGGACTAGCTGTTGCAGGAGGCGTAACAATCATTTTGTATTTAAATTTTATTCCGGCGGGATTACCATGGATAGACTATTTTATGTTCATACAAACTCGAGCTGAGTGCTATCTTTTTTTGATAGGAATTATCATGATTACACTGGCAGTTCCGAAGCTACCTCGATTGTTCAAATGAATATTTTTTTCTAAATTGGTCATACTGATTGCTAAATCAAGATTCGTTCATCTCTTTATAACGAATTAAAGCAGATGATGACTGGGAGTGTGTTACATATGCAATATTTACATGATGTATGGGTGAATTGGTTTGAAGGTGAAGAGAATGGATATAACGTTTGTGGCTTTCATGAATGGCGTAAACATGACGGGATTGAGATACTAGATCAGATCCCTGTTATTTATGTAAATCATACATTGTTTGATTTAATTGAAAATGATTTAGCCGACTTGCCGCAGAAAATGTTAGATCACATTAAAAACCGAGCGTACTTACGCAAAAATCAGGAAAGAATTCCATTAGAGTTTGCTTGTATAATCACAGACTCAAAAGCAGTACTTGTCTTGGATACAATGGGTTATAATATACCAATTCGGAAAAGCAGGTTAATACCCCGACAAGAGCGACTTGTTTATGAGATGATTGATGAAAAAGCCAAACCAACATTTTCAATTGATACAAAAAAATCAGAAAAAGCGTATCATATTTTATCCTTACCACCAAAAGAAATGGTAGGTTTAACAAGAAGGGAACGACAATTAAAACAGCTATTAATGATGGCACTTGATCAATTAGAGCGAACGAATAATAAAGAAGAGTTACAATACTGGTTAACCGAGTGGGCTCCACAACGTTATCAAGCCATCCGGAAGATGAATGAGGATACTGCATGGCATATACTGTACCAAGAACTTGTAAATGGTTGGTCAATTGGTCATGAAGTCTTTTGTAAGAAGATTATTAAAGGACAACCATTTTTCGAAAAAATATGGGAACTGGAAGAGAGCGAACCCAAAAATCAAACCTATAAAAGAATTTTATAATGAAAATGGCGTAGGAGCATTAGCCCTACGCCATTTTCATTAAGTACTTTTTTTAACTCTAGCTAGTCCCATTGCTTTTTTTGCTTTTGCTAATGTTTTATTAGCAGTTAAGGCAGCTTTTTCTGCACCCTTATCTAAAATCTGATCTAATTCAGGTGAAGCAATCAATGCTTGATACCGTTCTTGAATTGGTTGTAATGCCTCAATAACAACATCAGCAGTAGATTGTTTAAATGGACCGTAGCCTATTCCTTCAAATTTATTTTCTATAGCTTCAATGGAATCACTTGTAAAGCTTGCATAAATAGTTATTAAATTACTTATTCCTGGTTTGTTTACTTTATCAAACTTAACGATACCTTCAGAATCAGTAACAGCACTTTTAATCTTTTTCTCTATTTTCTTTGGATCATCTAGCATGAAGATAGATGCTTTTTGGTTTTCATCTGACTTACTCATTTTTTTAGTTGGTTCTTGCAAAGACATGATCCGAGCACCAACTTTTGGAACACTAATTTCAGGTAAAGTAAAGATATCATTGTATTTTCGATTGAATCGCTGTGCTAAATTTCGTGCTAATTCTAAATGCTGTTTTTGGTCATCACCGACAGGTACAATATTCGTATTGTAAAGTAATATATCAGCTGTCATTAATGGTGGGTATGTTAACAGTGCAGCAGAAACACCTTCCTTACCAGAAGACTTGTCTTTAAATTGTGTCATTCTTTCTAGTTCACCAATATAGCTGACTGTTTGCATCATCCATCCTAATTGTGTGTGCGCAGGAACTTCAGATTGAATAAATAAAGTAGATTTGTCTTGATCAATTCCCGATGCTAAATAAAGAGCTGCTAATGACCGAATATTATCGCGAAGTTTTAAGCGATCTTGAGGTACGGTAATCGCATGTTCGTCTACGATACAAAAATAGCACTCATGATCTTCTTGTAAATCAACAAAGTGTTTCATCGCTCCTAGATAGTTTCCAATTGTTAGCATTCCACTTGGTTGAATGCCCGAAAAAATTGTTTTCATCTGTTATCACCCTTCTGTTTATAAACATAAAAAAATCCCATAATCCTAATACTAAGGGACGAATAAACCGCGGTGCCACCCTTATTATCTCAGGAACATGAGATCACTTTTAGACAAAATGTCACAGATAACGCCTGTTAAACGGTAAGTGATAATTCACTCACAAGCTCTAAAGCCCCAGTTTCACTAATCCTTGGTATCTGTTCACAGCTTCTCAGACTCTCTACAAACCAGAGGGATTAAATCCTATGCTTTATCAACGCTTTATTAATATCAAATTATATCTAAAACCAAATAAATATGCAAGTTTAGAAATAGTAGATGATAAGTAAGATGAACATGATAATTAATAGGTATAGCCCTTGTTTTAAAAGAAATGCGAGAAAAGAGTCGCCAACTTTAGCTGAGGGCATAGGCTTGTCCTCCCAATCATCAAATGCTAGCTTACGTAATACCCCATTTCCAACTTTTCTAAATCCATAGATGACACCATCAAAAAAACGTCCTTTGATCGTAAAGAAAATCATCCAACATAACAAATAAGTTAAGCTAAAATAAAAGATAATATCTATATAGTAAATTAAACGAAGACTAGGTGAAAATAGTAGAAAAATTAAAAAGGTAACAAACAAATTAATTAGTAACTGAAAAAAAGTGTTTCGCAAGATTCGCAAAATTAAATCACAACCTTCACTTATTTTGACAACAAGTAGTATAGCATATTTTTAATTAAATGGAGATAGTGGATTTTGATGACGTGTAAAAGATGACAGAATTACGGAATTAATTTATATTATAGGTAATTAGAACTATTTTTTGTTATAGAAATGTTAAGTTTATGGGATTTGTGTGTGATTGTGAAAAAATA
The nucleotide sequence above comes from Paraliobacillus zengyii. Encoded proteins:
- a CDS encoding YjbA family protein encodes the protein MQYLHDVWVNWFEGEENGYNVCGFHEWRKHDGIEILDQIPVIYVNHTLFDLIENDLADLPQKMLDHIKNRAYLRKNQERIPLEFACIITDSKAVLVLDTMGYNIPIRKSRLIPRQERLVYEMIDEKAKPTFSIDTKKSEKAYHILSLPPKEMVGLTRRERQLKQLLMMALDQLERTNNKEELQYWLTEWAPQRYQAIRKMNEDTAWHILYQELVNGWSIGHEVFCKKIIKGQPFFEKIWELEESEPKNQTYKRIL
- the fabF gene encoding beta-ketoacyl-ACP synthase II yields the protein MEKKRVVVTGLGTVSPLGNTIDSLWDNLIEGNSGIDYITKVNKDEFPVKVAAEVKDWDASIYMDKKESKRMDLFTQYAVAAAKMAVEDAKLDITDEIAPRVGVWIGSGIGGMGTYEEQFRKFLDKGYRRVSPFFVPMLIPDMAAGQVSIQLGAKGINSCTVTACATGTNSIGDAFKVIERGDADVMISGGAEAPLTNMAFAGFSTAKALSFNDDLKTASRPFDKNRDGFVMGEGAGILILESLESAEARGAKIYAEIVGYGSAGDAHHITAPAPEGDGASRSMQQAIDDAEVDVSAIDYVNAHGTSTQLNDAFETKAMKTVLGEHAYNVAISSTKSMTGHLLGAAGAVEAIACIKAIEDSIIPPTINYETPDTECDLNYVPNQAIKKEVNVALSNSLGFGGHNATLIFKKY
- the trpS gene encoding tryptophan--tRNA ligase, which produces MKTIFSGIQPSGMLTIGNYLGAMKHFVDLQEDHECYFCIVDEHAITVPQDRLKLRDNIRSLAALYLASGIDQDKSTLFIQSEVPAHTQLGWMMQTVSYIGELERMTQFKDKSSGKEGVSAALLTYPPLMTADILLYNTNIVPVGDDQKQHLELARNLAQRFNRKYNDIFTLPEISVPKVGARIMSLQEPTKKMSKSDENQKASIFMLDDPKKIEKKIKSAVTDSEGIVKFDKVNKPGISNLITIYASFTSDSIEAIENKFEGIGYGPFKQSTADVVIEALQPIQERYQALIASPELDQILDKGAEKAALTANKTLAKAKKAMGLARVKKST
- a CDS encoding beta-ketoacyl-ACP synthase III encodes the protein MRAGIIGAGHYVPDKIVTNADLEKIVDTNDEWIRTRTGIEERRIAEDTMDTSDMAYEAAIRAMEDANITGADIDLILVATVTPDMPFPTVSCMLQERLGATKAAAMDLSAACAGFMYGVVTAKQFIDTAVYKNILVIGAEKLSKITDWSDRNTCVLFGDGAGAVVVGEVSDDKGILSFELGADGSGGKHLYQDNDFISMNGREVFKFAVRQMPESSLHVVEKAGYAKEDVDYLIPHQANIRIMEAARNKLDIPVEKMATSVKRFGNTSSASIPIALSEAVQNGDVKDGNLIVLVGFGGGLTWGAIAMKWGR
- a CDS encoding DUF3899 domain-containing protein — its product is MRNTFFQLLINLFVTFLIFLLFSPSLRLIYYIDIIFYFSLTYLLCWMIFFTIKGRFFDGVIYGFRKVGNGVLRKLAFDDWEDKPMPSAKVGDSFLAFLLKQGLYLLIIMFILLIIYYF